The following is a genomic window from Hallerella porci.
TGGCGAAATTTTCCCATTTTCGATGACGAGGAAGCCGAGAAAATTCGGCGGGCAGCTCCTAAAGACTCTTCCTAATTATAATTTTGAGGTATGAAAAAATTTTTCCTCACCTTTGTAATTCTCGTTATCCTTGCGACTGCAGCACTTTATTTTGCAAAAAAGCAAATTGACGCCCCGAATCAAGTCCGCAAATGGACGACGGTTCAAGTCGCAAGCGGAGCGACTCCCGTTAAAATCGGAAATGCTTTGGCCGAAAAAGGACTCGTTTCGAGTTCCAAGCTTTTTTCTTGGTGGTGCAGAATTCAAAAAGTGCAATTAAAAGCGGGCTGGTACGATGTGCCGCCCGCGATGAGCATTGCAAAACTCGCCGAAATTTTGAGTTCTGGGAAGACAGCAACCCGCAAAGTGACAATTCCCGAAGGCCGCGCTTCTTGGGAAATGCCCGCGTATTTTCGAAAAGCAATTCCCGATTTTGATTCGACAAAATGGGAAGCTATCGTCCACGACCCGCAGTTTGCAAAAGAACTCGGTTTAGAATCCGATAATTTAGAGGGCTATTTGCTCCCCGAAACTTACTCCATCGAATTCGGTGCCACCGAAAAAGATATCGCGCGTCAAATGGTCAAGGCGAATTTAAAACTCAAAAAAGAAATGCAGGCGTTACAAAGTCCGCTGTGGAATGAACTCGGTGGCTGGCACAAAGTGCTGACTCTCGCAAGCGTCGTCGAAGAAGAAACCGGAAAAACCGACGAGCGCAATTTAATCGCAGGCGTTTTCGTCAACCGTCTTCGAATCGGAATGCCTCTCGGCGCTGACCCTACGGTGCGGTTCATCTTCCGCAATTTAACCGG
Proteins encoded in this region:
- the mltG gene encoding endolytic transglycosylase MltG, translating into MKKFFLTFVILVILATAALYFAKKQIDAPNQVRKWTTVQVASGATPVKIGNALAEKGLVSSSKLFSWWCRIQKVQLKAGWYDVPPAMSIAKLAEILSSGKTATRKVTIPEGRASWEMPAYFRKAIPDFDSTKWEAIVHDPQFAKELGLESDNLEGYLLPETYSIEFGATEKDIARQMVKANLKLKKEMQALQSPLWNELGGWHKVLTLASVVEEETGKTDERNLIAGVFVNRLRIGMPLGADPTVRFIFRNLTGPIYKSQLQSDSPYNTRRFKGLMPGPISNPGRKAIEAALHPTNTKALYFVAKDDGSGTHFFSNSLSEHNQFKSTAAQNRKRSQ